Proteins encoded in a region of the Haloglomus salinum genome:
- a CDS encoding DUF7342 family protein gives MPDWKDDRSPRERVRQIAETVTDPVSTNWVAEQAAVGWQTAKDELEQLADRGDLRRVQQGDNVRYVPDFTRLYTERIRELVLSFSREELREEIVQAKEDIQSIQSEYAVESRDELEASLSAPDVSAAEARERQQSLRRWEEVADEIQLLEHALSLYDDLHDVDPYAEEDVDEGASETRVA, from the coding sequence ATGCCCGACTGGAAGGATGACCGCTCGCCCCGCGAGCGAGTCCGGCAGATCGCCGAAACGGTCACCGATCCGGTCTCGACGAACTGGGTCGCTGAGCAGGCTGCTGTCGGCTGGCAGACCGCCAAAGACGAACTGGAGCAACTCGCAGATCGGGGCGACCTCCGGCGGGTCCAGCAGGGTGACAACGTCAGATACGTCCCGGACTTCACTCGCCTGTATACGGAGCGGATTCGGGAACTCGTGCTCTCGTTCTCCCGTGAGGAGCTTCGCGAGGAAATCGTCCAGGCGAAAGAGGATATCCAGAGTATCCAGTCCGAGTACGCAGTCGAGTCGCGAGACGAACTCGAGGCGTCGTTGAGCGCCCCGGACGTGTCCGCAGCTGAGGCCAGGGAGCGACAGCAATCGCTCCGTCGATGGGAAGAGGTAGCCGACGAAATCCAGCTTCTGGAACACGCCCTCAGCCTCTACGATGACCTCCACGATGTCGATCCGTACGCTGAAGAGGACGTCGACGAGGGAGCCTCCGAGACGAGGGTTGCGTAG